A portion of the Drosophila sechellia strain sech25 chromosome 2R, ASM438219v1, whole genome shotgun sequence genome contains these proteins:
- the LOC6618798 gene encoding 26S proteasome non-ATPase regulatory subunit 7 has translation MPSQEVSVNKVIVHPLVLLSVVDHFNRMGKIGNQKRVVGVLLGCWRSKGVLDVSNSFAVPFDEDDKDKSVWFLDHDYLENMYGMFKKVNARERVVGWYHTGPKLHQNDIAINELVRRYCPNSVLVIIDAKPKDLGLPTEAYISVEEVHDDGSPTSKTFEHVPSEIGAEEAEEVGVEHLLRDIKDTTVGSLSQKITNQLMGLKGLNAQLRDIKQYLQRVGDSKMPINHQIVYQLQDIFNLLPDITNDQFTGTMYVKTNDQMLVVYLASMVRSIIALHNLINNKLANRDAEEGKSDSKEAKEKNKDSKDKDNKETKDKDGKKAEEKADKGKDEGGKGSRK, from the exons ATGCCGTCGCAGGAGGTGAGCGTAAACAAAGTGATAGTGCATCCATTGGTTCTGCTGTCCGTGGTGGATCACTTCAACCGGATGGGAAAGATTGGCAACCAGAAGCGCGTGGTGGGAGTCCTTCTGGGCTGCTGGCGATCCAAGGGAGTGCTCGATGTGTCCAACAGCTTCGCAG TGCCCTTCGACGAGGATGACAAGGACAAGTCGGTGTGGTTCCTGGACCACGACTACCTGGAGAACATGTACGGCATGTTCAAGAAGGTGAACGCCAGGGAACGGGTCGTGGGCTGGTATCACACAGGTCCCAAGCTCCACCAAAACGACATAGCCATCAACGAGCTGGTCCGGCGCTATTGTCCCAACTCCGTGCTGGTCATCATCGACGCCAAGCCCAAGGATCTGGGCCTACCCACAGAGGCGTACATATCGGTGGAGGAGGTCCATGACGACGGCTCTCCGACCAGCAAAACCTTCGAGCATGTGCCCAGCGAGATTGGCGccgaggaggcggaggaggtggGCGTGGAGCATCTGCTGCGCGACATCAAGGACACAACCGTGGGCAGCCTGTCGCAAAAGATCACCAACCAGCTCATGGGCCTCAAAGGCCTGAATGCCCAGCTGCGCGACATAAAGCAATATCTGCAGCGCGTCGGCGACAGCAAGATGCCCATCAACCACCAGATTGTCTACCAACTGCAGGACATCTTCAACCTGCTGCCCGACATAACCAATGACCAGTTCACGGGCACAATGTATGTGAAGACCAACGACCAGATGCTGGTCGTCTACCTGGCCTCCATGGTGCGCTCGATCATTGCCCTGCACAACCTGATCAACAACAAGCTGGCCAACCGCGACGCCGAGGAGGGCAAGAGCGACAGCAAGGAGGCCAAGGAGAAGAACAAGGATAGCAAGGATAAGGACAACAAGGAGACCAAGGACAAGGACGGCAAGAAGGCGGAGGAGAAGGCCGACAAGGGCAAGGACGAAGGCGGCAAGGGTTCGCGCAAATAG